The proteins below come from a single Stomoxys calcitrans chromosome 1, idStoCalc2.1, whole genome shotgun sequence genomic window:
- the LOC106086755 gene encoding probable malonyl-CoA-acyl carrier protein transacylase, mitochondrial, which yields MFSRNLRIFVTKRLERLPNRRCESNKAPIGSATAASAQNEQPHSKLLQNMLQGDAEEEVRQKTDPKETSIILFPGQGTQYVGMANKLMRFPEARRIFELANDVLGYNLLKLCLEGPVEKLNRTEHAQHAVMVSSLAALEQLKEERPKAIDTCVATAGFSLGEITALVFAGVIPFDKALKLVQVRANAMQLACDQVAGGMAMVLYAPDTEIGAACAKAKQWCVDKGVENPYCGVANYMYPHCKVLAGNIEALEFLEKNSKALKIRRMKRLPVSGAFHTPLMEAAVETFAKALKKITLEEPLIRVYSNVDGKPYKHVGHILKQLPKQIVRPVKWEQTLHEMYERQQGQDFPRTFECGPGKGLTQILEKVNGKAANTAISIEA from the exons ATGTTTTCACGAAATCTACGAATATTTGTAACAAAAAGATTAGAACGTCTTCCAAATAGACGATGCGAAAGCAATAAAGCTCCTATTGGCAGTGCAACTGCAGCTTCAGCACAAAATGAACAGCCGCACTCTAAACTGTTAcaaaatatgttgcaaggtgatgCCGAGGAGGAGGTTAGGCAAAAAACAGACCCCAAAGAAACATCAATTATACTATTTCCTGGTCAAGGTACACAATATGTGGGAATGGCAAATAAACTGATGCGGTTTCCAGAGGCGAGAAGAATCTTTGAATTGGCCAACGATGTTTTGGGCTACAATTTGCTGAAACTGTGCCTGGAAGGTCCAGTTGAGAAATTAAATCGTACAGAACATGCTCAACATGCAGTAATGGTGTCCTCGCTGGCAGCACTGGAGCAATTAAAAGAAGAACGCCCCAAGGCCATTGATACGTGTGTGGCAACAGCTGGTTTTAGTTTGGGGGAAATAACCGCTCTTGTCTTTGCCGGTGTAATACCATTCGATAAAGCCTTGAAATTGGTGCAAGTTAGAGCGAATGCCATGCAATTGGCTTGTGACCAGGTGGCCGGGGGCATGGCAATGGTACTGTATGCGCCCGATACAGAAATTGGTGCCGCTTGTGCAAAGGCCAAGCAGTGGTGTGTCGATAAGGGTGTTGAAAATCCATATTGTGGAGTTGCCAATTATATGTATCCCCATTGTAAAGTACTAGCGGGCAACATAGAAGCATTggaatttttagagaaaaattcaaaagCCCTAAAAATAAGGCGAATGAAACGTTTACCAGTTAGCGGTGCTTTCCACACACCACTTATGGAGGCGGCTGTGGAAACATTTGCAAaagctttaaagaaaattacttTAGAGGAACCGCTTATACGAGTCTATTCGAATGTCGATGGTAAACCCTATAAACATGTTGGTCATATATTAAAACAACTGCCAAAACAG attgTCCGACCTGTCAAATGGGAACAAACTTTGCATGAAATGTACGAACGTCAACAGGGCCAAGATTTCCCCAGAACCTTCGAATGTGGTCCAGGcaaaggtctaacacaaattttggaaaaagtaAATGGGAAAGCAGCAAATACGGCCATAAGCATAGAAGCTTGA